A region of Acidisarcina sp. DNA encodes the following proteins:
- a CDS encoding SGNH/GDSL hydrolase family protein, with protein MSRISSLCSAVALIAASSLAAIAQAPSAASTASSFSVRDGDRVVFYGDSITEQRRYTEYVEEYLLTRFPHWKVTFWNAGVGGDKVSGGWAGPVDLRLERDVFAERPDVVTIMLGMNDGYYRPSQPGIASTFSAGYRHIVDSIQKTLPQARITLIQPSPYDDVTRDPMFPGGYNGALLKFSDSIAQLGQEKNLAVADLNAPVTSFLKTLNQNSPDLATLLLPDRVHPSEGGHWLMAEALLKRWSAPSLVSSVTLAAVSKSGAEAQNASVTDLRRLKGRLSWTQLDEALPLPFPPAEVDPVLALTVKLSDLVSTLDRQMLQVRGLPTGNYDLLIDDRKIASFSSEELSAGVNLATLETPMLEQARLVAVDTEKKNEIEASRFKIINVSATAEASKTAEALRLALPTAEARQRADAQPRPHRFEIVPHA; from the coding sequence GTGAGTCGTATCTCGTCGTTGTGTTCCGCCGTAGCACTCATCGCAGCATCTTCACTGGCAGCCATCGCGCAGGCACCGTCTGCGGCCAGCACCGCATCAAGCTTCTCAGTTCGCGATGGCGATCGTGTGGTTTTTTACGGTGATAGCATCACCGAACAGCGGAGATACACAGAGTACGTTGAAGAGTATCTTCTGACGCGCTTCCCGCACTGGAAAGTTACCTTCTGGAATGCCGGCGTAGGCGGGGACAAAGTCAGCGGTGGCTGGGCTGGACCAGTTGATCTGCGGCTCGAACGCGATGTGTTTGCGGAGCGGCCCGACGTGGTGACGATCATGCTCGGCATGAACGACGGCTATTATCGTCCGTCTCAGCCCGGCATCGCATCCACCTTCAGCGCAGGCTACCGGCACATCGTCGACTCCATTCAGAAGACGCTGCCCCAGGCACGCATCACGCTCATCCAGCCCAGCCCCTATGACGATGTAACGCGAGACCCCATGTTTCCCGGCGGCTACAACGGCGCATTGCTCAAGTTCAGCGACTCCATCGCACAGCTTGGGCAGGAAAAGAATCTTGCAGTCGCAGACTTGAATGCTCCCGTCACCTCCTTCCTGAAGACGCTGAACCAAAACTCCCCCGATCTCGCTACGCTGCTGCTGCCGGATCGCGTGCACCCCTCCGAAGGCGGCCACTGGCTTATGGCTGAGGCGCTGTTGAAGAGATGGAGCGCACCGTCGCTGGTAAGTTCCGTTACCCTCGCCGCAGTTTCCAAGTCCGGAGCCGAAGCGCAGAATGCAAGCGTGACGGATCTGCGACGCCTAAAAGGAAGGCTTAGCTGGACACAGTTGGATGAAGCTCTGCCGTTGCCCTTCCCGCCCGCAGAGGTTGACCCCGTGCTTGCCCTCACCGTGAAGCTCTCCGACCTGGTTTCTACCCTAGACCGGCAGATGCTGCAAGTGCGCGGGCTGCCCACGGGAAACTACGATTTGCTGATCGACGATCGAAAGATTGCGTCCTTCTCTTCAGAGGAGTTGAGCGCAGGCGTCAACCTGGCGACGCTGGAAACACCGATGCTGGAACAGGCGCGCCTGGTGGCTGTCGATACCGAAAAGAAAAATGAGATAGAAGCATCGCGCTTCAAGATCATCAACGTTTCGGCAACAGCCGAGGCATCCAAGACGGCTGAAGCTCTGCGTCTCGCTCTGCCCACCGCGGAGGCACGTCAGCGTGCGGATGCGCAACCGCGTCCTCATCGCTTTGAAATTGTTCCGCACGCATAA
- a CDS encoding TIM barrel protein has protein sequence MTEYSDALELAMNQFAIEVPSWGFANTGTRFGKYLQTTAATTLEEKFADASQVHIFTGKCPTMALHVEWDLPQGTSISSVLELSAKYDVGPGSINPNLFQRQAYKHGSLCNERPEIRAEALEHILYSIDLAAALASRDISLWFADGSNYPGMSNIRKRKQWMEEGLRQAHEHLHPGQRMLVEYKPFEPAFYHTDIADWGMSLLHARHAGPQAKVLVDVGHHYLSQNIEQIVAWLLSENMLGGFHFNDRRYADDDLTLGSIDPYQVFRIFAEIAHFEWETNTRADIAYMIDQSHNVKNKIEAMIQTVTTAQELYAKAALLNHEALEYHREHQEIIDAENVYKDAFATDVRPFLKDWRRARGLPEDPLKAFRASGYLQEVARQRQGRQGETAAYA, from the coding sequence ATGACGGAATACTCCGACGCCCTCGAACTGGCGATGAATCAATTTGCAATCGAAGTGCCTTCATGGGGTTTTGCAAACACCGGCACGCGATTTGGAAAATACCTGCAGACTACGGCTGCTACCACTCTCGAAGAGAAGTTCGCAGATGCCAGTCAGGTCCACATCTTTACCGGCAAGTGCCCTACCATGGCGCTGCATGTGGAGTGGGATCTTCCTCAAGGCACCTCGATCTCTTCGGTACTGGAGTTGAGCGCCAAATACGACGTCGGTCCGGGCTCGATCAATCCCAATCTGTTTCAGCGTCAGGCGTATAAGCATGGATCCCTGTGCAACGAACGGCCGGAGATTCGCGCCGAGGCGCTGGAGCACATTCTCTATTCCATTGACCTCGCCGCGGCGCTTGCCAGCCGGGATATCTCCTTGTGGTTTGCGGATGGATCGAACTATCCAGGCATGTCCAATATCCGCAAGCGAAAGCAGTGGATGGAGGAGGGCCTGCGGCAGGCGCATGAGCATCTGCATCCGGGGCAGCGCATGCTGGTGGAGTACAAGCCCTTTGAACCTGCCTTTTATCACACCGACATTGCCGACTGGGGGATGTCTCTGTTGCACGCTCGCCACGCGGGCCCTCAGGCGAAGGTGCTGGTAGACGTGGGGCATCATTACCTTTCGCAGAACATCGAGCAGATTGTGGCATGGCTGCTGAGCGAGAACATGCTCGGCGGATTCCACTTCAACGACCGGCGCTATGCTGATGACGATCTAACGCTCGGCTCGATTGATCCCTATCAAGTCTTCCGCATCTTTGCGGAGATTGCACACTTCGAATGGGAGACGAACACCAGGGCGGACATCGCCTACATGATCGACCAGAGCCACAATGTAAAGAACAAGATTGAGGCAATGATCCAGACCGTGACAACGGCGCAGGAACTCTATGCGAAGGCTGCACTGCTGAACCACGAGGCGCTGGAATACCATCGCGAGCATCAGGAGATCATCGATGCGGAGAACGTCTACAAAGACGCCTTTGCAACCGATGTTCGTCCCTTCCTGAAAGACTGGCGCAGAGCCCGCGGCCTTCCGGAAGATCCGTTGAAAGCCTTCCGGGCCAGCGGATATCTGCAGGAAGTGGCGCGGCAGCGTCAAGGCAGGCAGGGGGAAACTGCTGCCTATGCATGA
- a CDS encoding metallophosphoesterase, with amino-acid sequence MQWKFGFYTAAAVLLAVAVAHYRPAITQSGQKTAVPPDNAATNSLRSASGSTFRVPSDPIAKHWSLIAYGDMRFTDPSNTEATNPKVRRWLVDQIAREHPDALLLSGDVPYNGNVANDYDVYREEAAPWREAGIRVYPALGNHELRGPEALEPQNWWHAFPELKGRRWYSVEMANAYILTLDSNLSLDEGSRQRSWLEDQLGHLPRETKFVFVSLHHPPVADSIQGDSSHDVRANERQLATLLEKTAAGSSAKFLVIAGHIHNYQRFLQNGVVYLVSGGGGAKPYPIARTAADLYRDPAFPNYHYVKFVYDGKQLNATMYRVRYPEGATAEWEAKDTFTVTLNAEK; translated from the coding sequence ATGCAATGGAAGTTTGGATTCTACACGGCGGCCGCGGTTCTTCTCGCGGTCGCCGTAGCTCATTATCGGCCTGCAATTACGCAGAGCGGACAGAAGACAGCGGTTCCGCCAGATAACGCCGCAACCAACAGCCTGCGCAGTGCGTCGGGCTCCACATTTCGCGTACCAAGCGATCCGATCGCGAAACACTGGTCGCTGATTGCATATGGAGATATGCGCTTCACCGATCCCAGCAACACCGAAGCCACCAACCCCAAGGTACGGCGCTGGCTTGTGGATCAGATTGCCAGGGAGCATCCCGATGCACTGCTGCTCTCCGGCGATGTTCCTTACAACGGCAACGTTGCGAATGACTACGATGTGTACCGCGAAGAAGCAGCTCCATGGCGAGAAGCCGGGATCCGCGTCTACCCTGCGCTGGGCAACCATGAACTGCGTGGACCGGAGGCGCTGGAACCGCAGAACTGGTGGCACGCCTTCCCCGAGCTGAAGGGACGCCGCTGGTACTCGGTAGAAATGGCGAATGCCTACATCCTCACTCTCGACTCGAATCTATCGCTGGATGAGGGAAGCCGCCAACGAAGCTGGTTGGAGGATCAACTCGGCCATCTTCCGCGGGAGACGAAGTTTGTCTTTGTATCGCTGCATCACCCGCCGGTAGCCGACTCCATCCAGGGCGACTCCTCGCACGATGTTCGCGCCAACGAGCGGCAACTTGCGACGCTGCTGGAAAAGACCGCCGCAGGGTCCTCTGCCAAGTTTCTGGTGATCGCCGGGCACATTCATAACTATCAGCGCTTCCTGCAAAACGGCGTCGTCTATCTCGTCTCCGGGGGAGGCGGCGCAAAGCCGTATCCCATCGCCCGCACAGCGGCAGATCTTTATCGCGATCCGGCTTTTCCGAATTACCACTATGTAAAGTTCGTCTATGACGGAAAGCAACTGAACGCGACGATGTACCGCGTACGGTATCCCGAAGGCGCGACCGCAGAGTGGGAGGCAAAGGACACCTTTACGGTCACTCTCAACGCCGAGAAGTAG
- a CDS encoding substrate-binding domain-containing protein — MVKKAPKRLYLVPILSKALDILELMQGEKEPISLEAIYQQTRISKTTVYRILKTFVHRGYLAQTQNGLYRLVSRPKKILFGFAAQSSEMPFSEAVRASLQSAASAAGVDLLVLDNRYDTETALRNADELVGQHVDLAIEFQTDQQVAPILADKISGAGIPLIAVEMPHPHSTYFGVDNYRVGFEAGEILAQHAITQWKSQVDWVIGLELEEAGPLVQSRITGAFEAVRKQLPEIPVECFVRLDARGLREKSYKIVLDFLRRHPKDRHILVASTNDTVALGALQAARELKREKDLAIVGQDCIPEALSEIAAPRSCFIGSISHEVEKYGPELISLGLAILRGQTVAPYNYAYHRSVTRESLQQEG; from the coding sequence TTGGTAAAGAAAGCACCCAAGCGGCTGTATCTTGTACCCATCCTATCCAAAGCGCTCGACATCCTCGAGCTTATGCAAGGGGAGAAGGAGCCGATTTCGCTTGAGGCTATCTATCAGCAAACCCGGATCTCCAAGACAACCGTCTACCGCATTCTGAAGACCTTTGTGCATCGTGGATATCTTGCGCAGACGCAGAATGGGCTCTATCGTCTGGTCTCCCGCCCCAAGAAGATTCTGTTCGGCTTTGCTGCGCAGTCCTCCGAAATGCCGTTCTCCGAGGCGGTGCGAGCGAGCCTGCAGTCTGCTGCCTCTGCCGCAGGTGTAGATCTGCTGGTGCTGGACAACCGCTACGATACGGAGACGGCTCTGCGCAATGCGGATGAACTCGTGGGCCAGCATGTGGATCTGGCGATCGAGTTCCAGACCGATCAACAAGTGGCGCCGATCCTCGCCGACAAGATTTCAGGCGCCGGCATTCCGCTCATTGCGGTTGAAATGCCGCATCCCCACTCTACTTACTTTGGTGTGGATAACTACCGCGTCGGTTTTGAGGCAGGAGAAATTCTGGCGCAGCATGCCATCACGCAATGGAAATCTCAGGTGGATTGGGTGATCGGTCTCGAACTCGAGGAAGCTGGCCCACTGGTTCAGAGCCGCATCACAGGCGCGTTTGAGGCAGTTCGCAAGCAGCTTCCGGAGATCCCCGTGGAGTGCTTTGTCCGCCTGGATGCACGTGGGCTCCGCGAAAAGAGCTACAAGATTGTGCTGGATTTTCTGCGCCGGCACCCGAAGGACCGGCACATCCTGGTAGCCTCGACCAACGATACGGTTGCCCTCGGCGCCTTGCAGGCAGCCAGAGAGCTGAAGCGCGAGAAGGACCTTGCCATCGTGGGTCAGGACTGCATCCCCGAGGCTCTGAGCGAAATTGCAGCGCCGCGAAGCTGCTTCATTGGCTCCATCTCCCACGAAGTCGAAAAGTATGGGCCAGAATTGATTTCGCTCGGACTTGCGATCCTGCGAGGGCAGACGGTCGCGCCGTATAACTACGCCTATCACCGCAGCGTCACGCGGGAATCCTTGCAACAGGAAGGCTGA
- a CDS encoding LemA family protein: MKRGLWIGLAVVGVIFIVLLLIAGSYISAKNQMVAKDEAVKSAWSQVDIVLQRRADLIPNLVETVKGYAKQEQTVFGDIANARAGLLNARDPQSKIEANGRLDSAFGRLLALSENYPELKSNQNFMRLQDELAGTENRISVERRRYNEALQDYNTFIQQFPNSIWAGIAGFHRNPAYFQASEGSRAVPTVKFNQ, from the coding sequence ATGAAGCGCGGGCTTTGGATCGGTTTAGCCGTAGTAGGTGTCATCTTTATCGTGTTGCTGCTGATTGCCGGCAGCTATATCAGCGCGAAAAACCAGATGGTGGCCAAGGATGAGGCCGTCAAGAGCGCCTGGTCGCAGGTGGACATTGTGCTGCAACGCCGCGCAGACCTTATTCCGAACCTTGTCGAAACGGTGAAGGGCTACGCTAAGCAGGAGCAGACCGTCTTCGGCGATATCGCCAATGCGCGCGCCGGCTTGCTGAATGCCCGCGATCCACAATCCAAGATCGAAGCAAACGGGCGCCTGGATTCGGCCTTCGGGCGGCTGCTTGCCTTGTCGGAGAACTATCCCGAACTGAAGTCGAACCAGAACTTTATGCGGCTGCAGGATGAACTGGCCGGAACGGAAAACCGCATCTCGGTAGAACGTCGCAGGTACAACGAGGCACTGCAGGACTACAACACCTTCATCCAGCAGTTTCCCAACAGCATATGGGCGGGTATTGCAGGCTTCCATCGTAACCCGGCCTACTTCCAGGCCAGCGAAGGCTCGCGAGCCGTACCAACCGTTAAGTTCAACCAGTAA
- a CDS encoding FGGY family carbohydrate kinase: MTSQCAQKEPALPEAIDGRAIVAIDLGAESCRVSLLRHRKGCSSVELVHRFSNSAEDRHGSLRWDLDSIWGGLQEGLRKCATIATEGIASIGVDGWAVDYVRLGTDGRPLFKPYCYRDPRTFATEDWVRTRLDGEDLYRLTGVQPLRINTLFQLLADNDAGIPTNAPWLNLPEYILYLLSGVRVAEYSNATHTQLVECGSAKWSAELFHLLGLSLEAAPPIVPSGTILGPLRGPLSELPAFAHTQIIAPACHDTASAIAGISAEGEDWAYISSGTWSLVGALLPAPCTTPAAFTAKFTNLGATGGEICFHRNVNGMWLLRQCIETWKAAGKEWKVEDLVAAARLLPPSALRFDIDEPSLLLPGDVLSRINLQLTAVGFETLPADPDHAPEVTSVLLQNMAATYAQVLAEIPALTGKQIHRIYVVGGGSRNALLNDLTERASGLPVATGFAESSTMGNLAIQQAALRAKGSPAGVSAVEVKAHVRQLESACR, encoded by the coding sequence TTGACCAGCCAATGCGCTCAAAAGGAACCTGCGCTGCCAGAGGCTATCGACGGCCGGGCAATCGTCGCAATCGACCTGGGAGCCGAAAGCTGCCGCGTCAGCCTGCTTCGCCACCGCAAGGGCTGCTCCAGCGTGGAGTTGGTGCACCGCTTCTCCAACTCTGCCGAGGATAGGCATGGCAGCCTGCGATGGGATCTGGATTCCATCTGGGGCGGACTACAGGAGGGCCTGCGTAAATGCGCCACAATCGCAACCGAAGGGATCGCCTCGATTGGCGTAGATGGCTGGGCGGTAGACTACGTGCGGCTGGGAACCGACGGACGTCCCCTCTTCAAGCCCTACTGCTATCGCGATCCGCGAACCTTCGCAACTGAGGATTGGGTTCGCACGCGGCTCGACGGCGAAGACCTGTACCGACTTACCGGCGTCCAGCCTCTGCGTATCAACACCCTCTTCCAACTGCTGGCGGATAATGACGCGGGTATCCCCACAAACGCACCGTGGCTGAATCTGCCGGAGTACATCCTCTACCTGCTCTCCGGGGTGCGGGTAGCGGAGTATAGCAACGCAACGCACACGCAACTCGTCGAGTGTGGCTCAGCAAAATGGTCCGCGGAGCTGTTCCACTTGCTCGGGCTGTCGCTGGAGGCGGCTCCGCCGATCGTTCCATCGGGCACGATCCTCGGGCCACTCCGCGGGCCGCTGTCAGAGCTGCCTGCATTCGCACACACTCAGATCATTGCGCCTGCATGCCACGACACAGCCTCGGCAATCGCTGGAATCTCCGCCGAGGGCGAGGACTGGGCCTACATCAGTTCAGGAACGTGGTCTCTCGTTGGCGCTCTGCTGCCCGCTCCCTGCACAACACCGGCAGCGTTCACCGCAAAGTTCACGAACCTGGGCGCGACAGGCGGAGAGATCTGCTTCCACCGCAATGTCAACGGCATGTGGCTGCTGCGCCAGTGCATCGAGACATGGAAGGCCGCTGGAAAGGAGTGGAAGGTCGAAGACCTGGTGGCAGCCGCTCGACTCCTTCCCCCATCCGCTCTCCGCTTCGACATCGATGAGCCCAGCCTGCTGCTGCCCGGCGACGTACTATCCCGCATCAATCTGCAGTTGACAGCGGTTGGCTTTGAAACCCTGCCTGCCGATCCGGACCATGCTCCCGAGGTGACCAGCGTGCTGTTGCAGAATATGGCGGCAACCTATGCGCAGGTTCTTGCAGAAATCCCTGCGCTGACCGGGAAGCAGATTCACCGCATCTATGTTGTGGGAGGCGGTAGCCGCAACGCGCTTTTGAATGACCTGACGGAAAGGGCCAGCGGGCTTCCTGTAGCAACCGGATTCGCCGAAAGCTCCACGATGGGCAACCTGGCGATTCAACAGGCTGCGCTGCGGGCCAAGGGCTCGCCGGCAGGAGTGAGCGCAGTGGAGGTGAAAGCTCATGTGCGGCAACTGGAAAGTGCCTGCCGCTGA